The DNA window GTACTATCTCCTGCTGAAGAAGGGCTTCAAAGTGCTTTGGACGTCTCCGCATTCCAATGCAGCGGCGGAGAGGAACGATGCGgaccactgtttgttttgcatGGCCACGGATTTGAGCATGCTCAAACTGTTTGAGACCTTCCTGGAGAGTGTCCCCCAGCTCCTTCTGCAGCTGTACATACTACTCGGCCACGGGGGCGGCTCAGTCTTGCAGTGTGAGTAGAGGCGCGTTTGGGAATTGGCCGCGATTGCCGCATTTACAGTGACACTGAATCCTGCGTTTCAGATCTCTCCATGGCGTTCTCCTTCTTCAACATCGCCTGGTCCCTGGTCGACTATCGCCGCTGCCTGCGCAGGTCCCTCCCCCGCATCGCGGCGATGCCCTCGGGCCTCCCCACAGCCATCTACCTCCTCTACAAATTCTGCACCATCACCAGCCACGTCCTCAGCTACACCCTCCTCCTCGTGCTGAGCCCCTACAGCTCGATCGGCCTCACCGTCCTGTGGCTGCTGGGGACGACCTGGACGCACGTTCTTCAGACCGACTTCTGCTCGTCGCCAAAGCTTGAGCCTCTGTACCGAGCAGTCATCGGGGTCATCCTGACGTTCACCTTCTTCAACGTCAAAGGGCAGGACGCCATGGTCCCCATGACCATCTactacttgttttattttttcgtGAACGTCACGGCTCCTTTGCTGCTGGGTTTGTTAAAGCCGGAATGGCAGACAGACCCTTTTTTGCTGACGGTCAGCGGTGTAATCTTCGGAGGGTCGGTGCTGGGGCTGTGCTTCCTCGTGCTGTACTACCGCTTCCTGCATCCTAAGGAGACGCAGCGGCAGGCAGACGAGGTGGACGGCCCGGACGTCGTGGTGAAGGC is part of the Gasterosteus aculeatus chromosome 21, fGasAcu3.hap1.1, whole genome shotgun sequence genome and encodes:
- the xkr9 gene encoding XK-related protein 9, translated to MEPVDIQYTKLRWCLTIAGLLLYVGDIGTDIGLAVRYFQKGDSVWAGLTLAFALAGLLVTQIFSYAWYEDDRNDPVMSAVGKPTVSGLSKGRLAVLHLSGMGIFSRYYLLLKKGFKVLWTSPHSNAAAERNDADHCLFCMATDLSMLKLFETFLESVPQLLLQLYILLGHGGGSVLQYLSMAFSFFNIAWSLVDYRRCLRRSLPRIAAMPSGLPTAIYLLYKFCTITSHVLSYTLLLVLSPYSSIGLTVLWLLGTTWTHVLQTDFCSSPKLEPLYRAVIGVILTFTFFNVKGQDAMVPMTIYYLFYFFVNVTAPLLLGLLKPEWQTDPFLLTVSGVIFGGSVLGLCFLVLYYRFLHPKETQRQADEVDGPDVVVKATRATRRRNNFLQPG